From the genome of Pueribacillus theae:
TGCGGGTTTCTTGAACGGGGGTAAGCCAAAACCGAGCTTTATGTCCGCTCTTAATGCTTGAAGCTGCCTTTTCTGTTGTGACGTACCCTGCTAGTTCTCTTTTCGCTTCTGGGGTGTTTTCATCTGCGCTTTCGATAAAAATAGGAACGGCAATTTCTTGCTTTGATTCATCGCTGAATTTCCAAAAGTTGCAACGCTTTGTGTTTGTAATGTACGGAATATGCGCCATGCTGCCGATGAATTGCCTTTGTTTTTGTGGAGTTTGTTCAATTAGTTCCATAACTAATGGGTCGTTAGGTTCGATAACAACAGCTTTCTTCGCTTCGTTTAAAGGGCAGTCATGACATGCTTCAAGTCCATAGCCTTTACATTCAAGAACACTATGATGGTTCCATAAGAATTTACTGATGCCAGATTCTCCTAGTACCCGTGCTTCAACGAGATACTGTTTGTTAATATGCTTTGTTCCAATATGGCTCATTGGAAGTTCTGGAGGCGTTGGGGTTTCGATTTTTTGTGCATGTTTCATCAGCATGAGAAAGTCGTCTTTTGTCTTTTTATATTTGATGAAGTAATCTGTAACGTCTTCCCCATCTTCTAGTTGTAAATCTATATTGTAAACAACCGTATCAGGTTGGTTTATTAACGTTTTTGCTACTTTTTCTGCTCCAGTCTTTCCTGCATTGTCACTGTCATAGCAAATGTAGACTGTCTTCCCTTGAAAACTGGAAGCAAACGGTTTGAAATCTGCTGAAGATCCTCCTGTAGAAGTGACAGCAGGAATGCCTAATTGATTAAGTAGAAGTGCATCTAGTTCGCCTTCGGTTATGACGATTGTTCCTTTGTTTAAAGAGGAAACAGGGTAAAGTGTGATCGGAGACTTGGGCCAAGTAAATTTGATTTTTGTATCCCCGTCTTCCCTATACTGGGGAAGTAAATATTTTCTTCCAGAAACGATGTTTCCAGTACGATCAAAAATGGGAATTAATAAATATTTTTTGTACGTAACTACCCCTGTTAATGTATCTTTAACTGGCTCAGTAGAGACAGCGAGGCTATAGCGATAAGCGGTTTCTGCGTTTAATCCTCGCTCGTTCTGGAGGAATGTTAGCATTTCTTTGTCGTTTTGAAGCTTACTTCTACCGATAGAGATTTGTTCTTCAAACGCTCCGATTCTTTCTTGTCTGTACATTCTTTGTTCTAATTGCTTCACGCCTTTTCCAGATGCACCGCATTCAGGGTTTTTGCAAACCCACAGGCCCGAATTAAAATCTATCGCAAGTGTTTTTGATTCTAAATGATCGTGGAAAGGGCAATTAATTAAATAATTATCATTTCCTGAGTTTTCCCACTCTCCGTCTGGGAAGAGGGCTTTAAAGTCGTCAGCATACATTTTTTACTTCCATCCTCTGCTGTAAAGTTTGGAGAAGCGAACTCGCCAAATAGTTCTAATGCGGCTTGATCGTAAGCATAAGCAGCTTCTATCTCATGAAAAAAGTACCCTAAATGAATTTGTTTCCCGTTGTGCCGGATTTCAGCTACCCATTTCGCTTGAATGCCGCCTACCCAGTAAACGCCTTTAAATTTTGAAGCTTTCTTTGATTTCTTTCTTGATTTGTAATTTCGCATGTTCATATTGTTTTCAGCTCTCGTGCAGATTCTTAAATTCTTTTTTCTGTTATCAAGGCGATTGCCGTTAATATGATCGGTAACAAAGCCTTCAGGAGTCTGCATAATCTCCCTGTGCATATAAATCGTTCTTTTCTTTCCATTTTCTCGTGAGGTCCTAGCAGCATACCCTTTGTGGTAATGCCAGTTATATTGTGAAATCCGCTCGTACTCTCTCTTGTCAACGATGGCTGCTTTTCCCTGGGTTAATGTAATCAATTTCAAGATTTAGCCTCCTTAAAGAGTATAAAGAAGGCTGAGACGCTTTATTCTCAGCCTACATCTATTCAATTGAGTAGTCAATATAAAAACTGTTAAAAAGGGGTGCTTGCGTCACTAATGGCAGCCCCTTCACGATCTGCAAGCGAGTCCATTAAGTCTACTCCAATTGGGACGGAGCCTCCGATAAAGCTAACATTTTTAACAACGTTACGCTCTTTTGTTTCTCCTTGGTACGTCTGTTCTTCTACTGCAATACTCAAACGTACTCGCTTCCCTACAAAACTTGGAAACTCGTTCGTGTTGATTTCTACTTCTCCAGAATACCCGGTAACAGCTTTGTAGAACTGGCCTAGCTTCCAAAATGCTGCTTCTGTGATCACTAAGTTGTCGAAGATTTTTCGTTTTTTGTAAGGTTCTTCCGCAATGTTGTATGTTATGGAAAATCCTTCGTTTCCTGAGTTGAACGTTTTCCTTTTTACTTCAAAAACATACGCTTCATATTCGCCTTCTGGGATTGGTGTAAAACCTTCATTAATTTCGTCTAAATTCATTTTAATAACTGCCATCTTTACCTCTCCTTTATATGAATATATTCAATTGAATTTTTTCTTACGATTAATCCATTTAATAAAATAAAAGCCTCGTCTTCTGTAGAAAAGAAAGAATCATACAAGTAACTGGAAAATCTGAGTATTTCTTTATCAAGTGGCGGAGCTTCTAATTTTTCGCCGCTTTTCAGACCAACATGTAACATAATACTGCCTCCTCGCTCATGCTTTGTCTACGTTAATGGACACCACTTCCTTCGTCAGTCGAAACACTTTCTTCTTCCAATGATTCAAGTGTTTCGACTGATCCATCTTTGGTAGGGACTTTCTTTGATTTGATCCATTCTTCAATTTCTTGCCTGTCAAAGCGAATCCCTTGCCCTATTTTATAATGAGGGATGATACGCTTTTCTACCCATGAATAAATGGTTCTTGTGGATACTTGAAGTTTGTCTGCCAGTTGTTCGATATTTAACATATCGTTTCTTATCCTCCTTTTATACAGCTAAATCTTCTTTCTTTTTCTCCAGTGTGATAAGTTCAGGAAAAACCTTTTCCATTTTGTCCCATGTCGGATCTTCCATTAATTTTTCTAGTCGGTTTGTGCGGTCTTTGGCAAGCCACTTCCCTTCAAGGTCAAAGCCAATTTTTCGATCTCCTCCTTTGGATACCATATAGCCTACAATATCCATCGCCCCTGGAAGGTCGTCTTGCAGTTTTCCTGAAACATCGGGGCGCACTCTTTCTTCTCCAGTCGATTCATCTTTCAAATAGCGTTCTCTCGCAATATAAATGATGTTCGAATCGAGTGAGCGGAAGTTGCGTAGCATTCTTCTCATTCGCTCGCTAATCACGCCGTAATCTTGTTGTGACGGAGTTTCAGGACTTACTCTGCGTCTGTCTTGTGTTGCAAGAACGTGATCTTTACAAAGCTCTTGAATTTCAGTGACTGAATCTAGGACGATATTCGTAAAGGAAAGTTCGCCTTGCTGAATAAGCTGAAAAATTCCTTGCAAGTCTTCCCAAGATTCCAGTTGGAAAATACGTGTGCCGTTTTTCCTCATTTCTGCTTTTTTCTGTAAAGATGTCGTACCGTCTTCAACGTCAAGAATTAATGCGTCTTTGATTCCGTCATAAAAGGTAGTTTTTCCGACTCCTGAAGGTCCGTAAATGAGGATTTTTAAGGCTTCTGCACGTTCAGGTTGATTATTGATCCTCTCTAAAATACTCTTTAGTTCATTATTCATTATTTATGATCTCCTTTCTCATATTTAAGTTATTTACGATTTGGCTGTATAAGTTTGGGTTGTACACATGCTCCACGTACCGCTTGCTTCTAAAATCCCAATATAGGGTGCTAATTTCATCGGTTTTCTGACTTAGTATCCAAAAAGCGGTTAAATTTACGATGTCTTGCCCAACGGGAAGGAAGAAGTCTTGTTCGGGATCGTAGTTTTCCAGTTTAAGGGATAGTTCGAACGCAATTCTGTCCAGTTCTTTTGCGCTGAATCCGTGAGTCGTAAGAAAGGTAAGTTCCCCAAAACGTTGAGCATCTGAGAAATCATGTCCTCCTAAATTTGCTATATAAACTTTTGGCAATTTCTTGTCTCCTTTTTGGTTTTTATTATTTATAGAAACTAACAAGCCCTTTCCTGATTGAAAAGGCTCGCTAGAATGAGGGGTTGAGTGACGTTAACATTTGTTTCCCATCACTCATATCTTATTATATGCTATACACTATTGAGTAGTCAATATATTTATTCAGCAATTTTATATTTTTCTAACAACAGGGCGTTTGTATCCCTCCCTTCAAGTTCAGCCAAGCATAAGTCGTTAAACGGACAGTCCCATGCGCAATCTCTTGTGTCGTTGCGCGGGAAAATGTTTAATTCAACTAATGCTGATTTTAGTGCTTCGGTTTGATGAATGTCTCGTTTCGCCGCTTCGACTGCTTCATCTGTTCTTGTAACGAATTCCCTGGAAAAGAAGGTGTTTTCCTTCTCTTCCAGTTTGCTTAAAATTTCTTGATAACCACTTGGATCGTGGCCGAGTTCTTTAATCGCTTCCATGTATGAATTAAATGTAACGTTTTGGTTCAATGCTTGCGACAATTTGCCGCTTTTAAGCACTTTCGGTTTTTCTGGAACCGCTTTCTTTATGGTGTTATAAATAACTCCTTCTACTGGGATTCCAAGTTCTCTAGCCGCCCATACGTAAACACTGATTTGCTTATCCCTGATTGTGTGTTCTGTTTTTGTTTGATTCGCTGTTTTGTGTTCCATAATCCAATATTTCCCGCTGATTTCAATAATAGCGTCAAAATAGCCGATAAATTTTGTTTTACCTATGACAAGTTCAAAAGGAACTTCTACTCCCAGTATGAGGAAATTATCGTTTTCCCTCGCCCACTGGTGGTAATGTTTAATAACTGCTTCAGCAAGATTCGCTTGTTCGTGCGCTTCGTCATTATCTGGAAAGTGATGTTGGACGTAAGTTTGAAACGCTTGATGTGCGATCTTAAATGCTTCATCTTTTGAATATTTTGATTCTTTTTGTGCTTCATAATACGTTTCTAAAAATTGGTGAACAGCCCGACCGAACAGGAATTTGTCGTCATCTTTTTTCGGTCTTATTTTCTTTACATAATGGTATTCGTATTTTTTAGGACACCGAAGGAGTGTTCTTTGCTGTGAATAACTTGTCTTCTCTATTAATTCCAATGTTCGTTGTGTCATAAGGTATTTTCCTCCCTTCTGTTTGTGCGATCATTTGATAAGCCCCCTCCATCATGATCGTTTCCCCAATAGCTACCCACTCCGTTGGGTTTGAATTATCAAGCAAGTCGATGACTTTATGCAGGACATTTGAGTACGCAACATTATCTAGTTCTGAATAATTTTCCTTTGCTTTATCAATCTTTTTTAGGAGCAGTTGCTTTGAGATTTTCAATTGACATTCCCCTTTATGTTGTATTTTTCGAACATATGTTCCTTGGTTCAATTATTATAATACATTTTTATGCTGAAAGCAATTGCTCTAGGTGCTGAATATCTTCAGACAAGATTTGTCCTGCTGTAATCGCTTTTAGAATGGTTCGGTTTAAAATAACGTGGTCTAATGTATCTTTTGCGAACAACCTTACAATTTGAGCGTTCCCCTTTTGTGTGGCTCGGTGTATTCGATCCTCGGCCTGTTTATTGTCTGTATCATTCCAGGCAATGTCTGTAAAAATGATCATATCAGAAGCTGTTAAGTCTATACCCAGCCCAGCAGCTCGTATTGTGCATAAGGCGACATCGGCCTTGCCGTTTTGGAATGTTTGCTGTGATCGACGCTGCTCAAAATGGTCTTCTGCTCCAGTGATTCTCACTGTGGATATGTTGTGGGTATTTAATTTATTTTCCAAAATGTCAATCCATTGTTTAAATTCGGACATGACAACAGTTTTCTTCCCGGCAAGCTTTCTTTCCTGAAGCAGTTCCAATAAAGCAGGTAGTTTGGAGGATTCATCAGACTCAAAACCTGCTAATTTAGGCGTTAGTGTAATCTGCCTAAGCCGCATAAGCTGGGAGACGATGTTAGGCACTTCGATTTCTTCTTTCCCCAGCGAAGCAACCATAAACTTTTTCATTTCTTCATAGGCTTTACGCTGTTTAGGCGTAAGGTCTACATAGATAGTTTGATAGGTTTTATCTGGAAGGTCAGGCAGTACGTCTTTCTTTCGCCTTCTTATGGAAAATTGTTGGATTGTTTTTGTAAGTTGTGGTAAACGATCTTGGCGTACCCCGATGATTTCAGTTCCAAAGCCATTGTTCGCTAGGTTACCGTAACGGTTGATGAATTTCCAGTAGCTGCCAAATTGTTCTGGGAAGAGAAGCCGAAGGTAGCTCCATATGTCGTCAAATTGGTTCGTGATCGGCGTTCCAGTGATTAGGTGAATGTATTTTGTTTTTAATTTATAAGCGCATTTTGTTACTTTTGCTTTTCTGTTTTTCAAACGGTGGGCCTCATCGAACAACGTCATTTTATATTCAAATTTCGAGAAATAGTGTTCAAAATCCAGCCTGAATAGTTCGTAGTTGACGATCAAAACATCGGGCTGACTTATCTCCCTCCTTTCATTTGCACTTCCTTGGTACTGAACGATGTTTGGCGGCTCTCCTTTCCAGAATCGCTTGATTTCGTCTTCCCAGTGATAGCGTACCACATTCGGGCAGACGATAAGGCAGGGGATCCCCTCTAACCTGTGGATAAGTCTCACGCCAACGGGCGTTTTTCCTACTCCAGGTTCGGAGAAGTTAGCGGATCTTCCCCAGCCTGAAAAAAAGTCTAAGTCTTGCTGTTGGTATGGGTATAAATTAATTATAGTCCATTCACTCCTTTGACCTTCAATTAACTTCTACATTTTTGGATAAATCATGTTTAAAAATTGAACTGTGAATTAAAGTTGCCAATTACCATAAGACCAATATCCAACTTCTTTTCCACATTTTTTACAGACCTTTCTGTACTCTGTTGTTACATGAGTACCTAACTCTTCGACAATGAAGTCAGTATCCTCAAGGTCTGTACTTTGACAATGTACACACTTTATAGGTTCAAAATCATTTTTTGAATGGTAACCATCTTTAATCATTTGCTCAATATACTCTTCCATCATTTTTACCTTCCTTACTTCGCATTTTGTGTCTATTCTTCATTATTTTACGCCGTGCGACTGATTAGCATCTTTTTACATTTGTTATGAATACTCTATACTATAGTCATTATAGTTGTCAAGCCTTCACATAGTTAGCGTATAAAAGTAAAGCAGTTACCACTTTGTAGGCCGGAAGGTTAAGTTCTTTTGATAAGCGATCAATCGCTTTTTTGTCTTCATAATCAACCCTAGTGCTTGTTAGCGGCGTTTTCTCCACTTCCCAGGCTAATTGCTTTATGGCTGAAGAATCAACGCTCTGTAACGATTTATGAATGGC
Proteins encoded in this window:
- a CDS encoding HNH endonuclease; its protein translation is MKLITLTQGKAAIVDKREYERISQYNWHYHKGYAARTSRENGKKRTIYMHREIMQTPEGFVTDHINGNRLDNRKKNLRICTRAENNMNMRNYKSRKKSKKASKFKGVYWVGGIQAKWVAEIRHNGKQIHLGYFFHEIEAAYAYDQAALELFGEFASPNFTAEDGSKKCMLTTLKPSSQTESGKTQEMIII
- a CDS encoding DUF669 domain-containing protein codes for the protein MAVIKMNLDEINEGFTPIPEGEYEAYVFEVKRKTFNSGNEGFSITYNIAEEPYKKRKIFDNLVITEAAFWKLGQFYKAVTGYSGEVEINTNEFPSFVGKRVRLSIAVEEQTYQGETKERNVVKNVSFIGGSVPIGVDLMDSLADREGAAISDASTPF
- a CDS encoding helix-turn-helix domain-containing protein; amino-acid sequence: MLNIEQLADKLQVSTRTIYSWVEKRIIPHYKIGQGIRFDRQEIEEWIKSKKVPTKDGSVETLESLEEESVSTDEGSGVH
- a CDS encoding ATP-binding protein, giving the protein MNNELKSILERINNQPERAEALKILIYGPSGVGKTTFYDGIKDALILDVEDGTTSLQKKAEMRKNGTRIFQLESWEDLQGIFQLIQQGELSFTNIVLDSVTEIQELCKDHVLATQDRRRVSPETPSQQDYGVISERMRRMLRNFRSLDSNIIYIARERYLKDESTGEERVRPDVSGKLQDDLPGAMDIVGYMVSKGGDRKIGFDLEGKWLAKDRTNRLEKLMEDPTWDKMEKVFPELITLEKKKEDLAV
- a CDS encoding RecB family exonuclease is translated as MTQRTLELIEKTSYSQQRTLLRCPKKYEYHYVKKIRPKKDDDKFLFGRAVHQFLETYYEAQKESKYSKDEAFKIAHQAFQTYVQHHFPDNDEAHEQANLAEAVIKHYHQWARENDNFLILGVEVPFELVIGKTKFIGYFDAIIEISGKYWIMEHKTANQTKTEHTIRDKQISVYVWAARELGIPVEGVIYNTIKKAVPEKPKVLKSGKLSQALNQNVTFNSYMEAIKELGHDPSGYQEILSKLEEKENTFFSREFVTRTDEAVEAAKRDIHQTEALKSALVELNIFPRNDTRDCAWDCPFNDLCLAELEGRDTNALLLEKYKIAE
- a CDS encoding DEAD/DEAH box helicase, with protein sequence MEGQRSEWTIINLYPYQQQDLDFFSGWGRSANFSEPGVGKTPVGVRLIHRLEGIPCLIVCPNVVRYHWEDEIKRFWKGEPPNIVQYQGSANERREISQPDVLIVNYELFRLDFEHYFSKFEYKMTLFDEAHRLKNRKAKVTKCAYKLKTKYIHLITGTPITNQFDDIWSYLRLLFPEQFGSYWKFINRYGNLANNGFGTEIIGVRQDRLPQLTKTIQQFSIRRRKKDVLPDLPDKTYQTIYVDLTPKQRKAYEEMKKFMVASLGKEEIEVPNIVSQLMRLRQITLTPKLAGFESDESSKLPALLELLQERKLAGKKTVVMSEFKQWIDILENKLNTHNISTVRITGAEDHFEQRRSQQTFQNGKADVALCTIRAAGLGIDLTASDMIIFTDIAWNDTDNKQAEDRIHRATQKGNAQIVRLFAKDTLDHVILNRTILKAITAGQILSEDIQHLEQLLSA